TCACGCGGCCTCTTATAGCGAAAAGTCGAATCACCAGTTGGTGATCACCGATGGAAAACACAGCGCTGAAGACGAGAGAAAGGCGATCAACTTCCTGTTAGATATGAAGTGCGCGGGCATCATCATCTATCCACAGTGCTTAACCGAAAGTGAGATAGCAAAGATCATCGAAAGCACTGACACACCGATTCTGGTGCTCAACCGAGAAATGCCGTCGAAGCCCAATCATGCCATTACCACCGACCATTATCAGAGCGCTTGTTTGATGGTTGAACACATCATCGAGCAAGGTCATACAGACATTGCAGTGATTAGAGGTAAAGCCGGTTCTTCGACCGACAAGCTGCGTTACCAAGCCTATCAAGATGTGTTAACTAAACAGGGTATGGCATTGGATGAGTCCAAAGTTGTTCAAGGTGATTGGACGATGGAGAGCGGTTATCTTGCGGCTCAGGCTTTGGCAAAAAGCAAAGCAACATTCACCGCTATCTTGTCTGAAAACGATGACATGGCGATTGGTGCGATTAAGGCGTTAACCGAACTTGGGTACTCATTGCCTCAAGATGTTTCGATTGTCGGCTTTGATAACAGCAAAGTGGGGGCGTTTTTAACGCCAAGCTTAACGTCTGTCAGTGTGCCATTAGAGCAAATGACGCAAAAAGCGATTCTAAAAATCGTCGGTGAAACCGAGCAAGCGACCACCATCAAAACCACTGGCAGTTTGGTGTTGCGTGATTCGATAGCGAAGCTAAATTAGCACTGTTCGAATGTCATATTTCTTCTACAAAAAGTGACCAGTTGCGCATCTCTTAAACCAAGCGCAAACACTTCTTATCCACCTTATATCGAGGTGCGATATGGGATACAGAAGATAGTTTGTATAAAGCATCTCATTATAAGTTATAGACTTTGGTTACTTCTCTTTAAAACCATGTTTTATATAATGGTTTTAATTGTTCTTAGAATCTAGCCCACTAATGAAAATATCAACACTCTTTAAGATAAGCAGTCTTACGTTGGCTTTTGCTTGGTCAACCTCAAATGTAGCTGCGGAATTACCTGCTAATACTCAATTAGCAGCAAAACAACATCTAGTCCGTGGTAATTTTGATGAGCCACCCTCTTTTGATCCCGCCTTTTCGTCAACAGGAGCGAGTTCCTCGATCGTGAATGACATGTTTGAAGGGCTTGTGACTCAAGATCTTAACGGTAATATTGTACCTGCTCTTGCTACCCACTGGGATATTTCAAATCATGGGCTCACCTATACCTTCCATCTACGTCAGGGCATTAAATGGTCTGATGGGACGCCTATCACCGCACACGACTTTGAATTTGAGCTTAAGCGTGTTATCGATCCTAATACGGGGGCGCCTTATGCTTGGTATTATGAGGCGGCTCATATTAAAAACGCAGCCGAAATTATCCAAGGTAAGCTTCCTGCGGAACAGCTAGGTGTCAAGGCTATTAATGATAACACCCTAGAACTGACGTTAGATAAAGCGATCCCATACTTTACTTCCATGCTGATCCACGAAAGTCTATTCGCGGCACCAGAGCATGTGATTAAGAAGTACGGAACACAGTGGACAAGACCTGAGAACATTGTGGTCAGTTCCGCCTTTAAAATGACAGAGCACGTTGTTAATGAGCTTGTTGAGGCTGTTCGTAACCCGCTATATTGGAATAATGAAAAAACCGTTATTAACAAGGTTACCTACTTAGCTCTTTCTGATGCAAAATCGGAATACAATCGCTTCCAAACTGGCGAGATAAGCATGACAGGGCATATTCCTGTTGGCATGGTACAAAAAATCAAACAAGAGGCGCCAGAGACATTAGTCATTGCCCCTAAGGTAGCGGAATATTTCATTGGATTTAACGCCACAAAACCGCCATTTAACGATGCTCGTTTGCGTAAAGCTATTGGCTACAGTATCGATCGCGAAGTCATCGCTCATCAAATCTTCCATAAAGACTTTGGTGTTGCCTTTAGCTTTGTACCTCCAGCAACGGCTAATTACAGCCAGCCAGAAACGCCTTGGGGTCAGTTAACCCAACAACAACGCGAACAAAAAGCTCGAGAGTTATATAAAGAGGCTGGATATGATAGCCAACACCCACTTGAAATTACCTTTGAATATGCAAGTGATAGTGAGCTAGATAAGTTAGCCAATGCCGTTGCTGCTATGCTGAAAAAGAATTTAGGTGTACATATGTCTTTGCAC
The DNA window shown above is from Vibrio artabrorum and carries:
- a CDS encoding LacI family DNA-binding transcriptional regulator is translated as MVTMLDVANRAGVSKSTVSRVLNGKNIVRPDVVKKVFDAIQETGYRPNLLAQQLATKKTNFIGFVITNELFNGPYFSSLMYHAASYSEKSNHQLVITDGKHSAEDERKAINFLLDMKCAGIIIYPQCLTESEIAKIIESTDTPILVLNREMPSKPNHAITTDHYQSACLMVEHIIEQGHTDIAVIRGKAGSSTDKLRYQAYQDVLTKQGMALDESKVVQGDWTMESGYLAAQALAKSKATFTAILSENDDMAIGAIKALTELGYSLPQDVSIVGFDNSKVGAFLTPSLTSVSVPLEQMTQKAILKIVGETEQATTIKTTGSLVLRDSIAKLN
- a CDS encoding peptide ABC transporter substrate-binding protein; amino-acid sequence: MKISTLFKISSLTLAFAWSTSNVAAELPANTQLAAKQHLVRGNFDEPPSFDPAFSSTGASSSIVNDMFEGLVTQDLNGNIVPALATHWDISNHGLTYTFHLRQGIKWSDGTPITAHDFEFELKRVIDPNTGAPYAWYYEAAHIKNAAEIIQGKLPAEQLGVKAINDNTLELTLDKAIPYFTSMLIHESLFAAPEHVIKKYGTQWTRPENIVVSSAFKMTEHVVNELVEAVRNPLYWNNEKTVINKVTYLALSDAKSEYNRFQTGEISMTGHIPVGMVQKIKQEAPETLVIAPKVAEYFIGFNATKPPFNDARLRKAIGYSIDREVIAHQIFHKDFGVAFSFVPPATANYSQPETPWGQLTQQQREQKARELYKEAGYDSQHPLEITFEYASDSELDKLANAVAAMLKKNLGVHMSLHKQDVKAFIAKRRSGDFDILSYQWGGDYNEASTFLDMFAKGGYNPGKWSNAEYDRIIAKAKTTASLTERNKLYHQGESILMQEMPATPIYFETKAILKQPNLGGYSITSPLHIRYSRDMYFTQ